Proteins from a genomic interval of Lolium perenne isolate Kyuss_39 chromosome 1, Kyuss_2.0, whole genome shotgun sequence:
- the LOC127346711 gene encoding CBL-interacting protein kinase 17: MEYISTLPFHFSNRLIISISTRLRSDSPPASPGASSGRSMVGAREDVAGDEGCRERVALLGAYKLGRTLGEGSFGKVKHARRRATGEHFAVKILERSKVLSLRGADDQVRREIATLTMLNHPNVVRLHEVAASKTKIYMVLEFVNGGELFDRIAMKKKLSEKEGRRLFQQLIDGVNYCHGKGVYHRDLKPENVLVDRKGNIKISDFGLSALPQHLGGDGLLHTTCGSPNYIAPEVLQNRGYDGSLSDIWSCGVILYIMLVGYLPFDDRNMVVLYQKIFKGDTHIPEWLSPEAQDLLRRILKPDPKKRINMAEIKTHEWFQKDYIPVAPYEDNDDDVQLGTILPAKEKQISEAPGDKTIYQMNAFELIGMASSLDLSSLFEEEEVSQRKIRFTSVLSPKDLFDKMESSATVSGFQVQRVDRKIKIMRNDNILNNPAPFLVCVEVFELGPSLYVVELKKSHGNAALYRQLCDGISSDLGIPNILRTEPLYSEDLPSFDSRAATPLVAL, from the exons ATGGAGTATATAAGTACACTGCCGTTCCATTTCTCAAACCGCCTCATCATATCCATCTCGACACGCCTCCGATCAGATTCGCCACCAGCGAGCCCCGGCGCTAGCTCAGGCCGATCGATGGTGGGGGCACGGGAggacgtcgccggcgacgaggggtGCCGCGAGCGGGTGGCGCTGCTGGGCGCGTACAAGCTGGGCCGGACGCTCGGGGAAGGCAGCTTCGGCAAGGTGAAGCACGCGCGCCGACGCGCCACCGGGGAGCACTTCGCCGTCAAGATCCTGGAGCGAAGCAAGGTTCTGTCGCTTCGTGGCGCCGACGACCAGGTGCGGAGGGAGATCGCcacgctcaccatgctcaaccacCCCAACGTCGTCCGCCTACACGAG GTCGCTGCTAGCAAAACAAAGATCTACATGGTGCTTGAGTTTGTCAACGGAGGTGAACTGTTTGACAGGATT GCAATGAAGAAAAAACTATCAGAAAAAGAAGGAAGGAGGCTTTTTCAACAGCTAATTGATGGCGTGAACTATTGCCATGGAAAGGGTGTCTACCACAGAGACCTCAAG CCTGAGAATGTTTTAGTTGACCGAAAAGGCAACATCAAGATCTCTGATTTCGGTCTCAGTGCTTTACCTCAACATCTCGGG GGTGATGGATTGCTGCATACAACATGTGGTAGCCCCAACTATATTGCACCTGAG GTTTTGCAGAACAGGGGTTATGACGGGTCGCTGTCGGATATCTGGTCTTGTGGAGTAATTCTTTACATAATGCTCGTCGGATACCTTCCATTTGATGACCGAAATATGGTTGTTCTTTATCAGAAG ATTTTCAAGGGTGACACTCACATCCCAGAGTGGCTTTCACCTGAAGCGCAAGACCTTCTTCGGAGGATTCTTAAACCAGATCCGAAGAAGAGGATCAACATGGCAGAGATCAAAACACATGAATGGTTTCAGAAGGACTATATTCCTGTTGCTCCATATGAGGACAATGATGACGATGTACAGCTTGGTACAATTCTTCCTGCCAAAGAG AAGCAAATCAGTGAAGCACCTGGGGACAAGACTATTTATCAGATGAATGCCTTTGAGCTGATTGGAATGGCATCTTCCCTTGACCTTTCAAGTTTATTTGAGGAAGAG GAAGTATCCCAAAGAAAGATTAGGTTCACATCAGTACTTTCACCTAAGGATTTGTTTGACAAGATGGAAAGCTCCGCGACAGTGTCCGGATTCCAAGTTCAGAGGGTGGATAGAAAG ATCAAAATAATGCGCAACGACAACATATTGAACAACCCCGCGCCATTCTTGGTCTGTGTTGAG GTGTTTGAGCTTGGCCCCTCTCTGTATGTTGTGGAGCTTAAGAAGTCCCATGGTAACGCTGCACTTTACAGACAG CTCTGCGATGGGATCTCCAGTGACCTGGGCATTCCCAACATCTTGAGGACAGAGCCGCTCTACAGCGAAGACCTCCCGAGCTTTGACAGTAGAGCCGCGACGCCTCTGGTTGCCTTGTGA